The Macaca fascicularis isolate 582-1 chromosome 11, T2T-MFA8v1.1 genomic sequence agatttgtgTACTCACACAAGAATATGTAAAATGTGGAACCCAAGTTTAGAAATGTAATTACAGACTGATCTCAGtaatgaaaacagacacaaaaatactaaataaaattacAACAAAACCCTCaatctaaaaagcaaaacaaatttagaaaaaaaaatctacaagacAACAAAGCAATGACCGTGATTTTTCCCAGATGTGAtgggaggaaaaagtggtttcatatTGTTCTCTATTAACTCTACATATAGGATTATGGTAGTCACTTTAGCAAATTAACTGATTTACCTGCTGATTGTGAAGTGTTTTTATCTtcaatacattttgaaattatcTAATTACTTTTTTCTGAACATATTGAAATAACTACTTGGtctctttcttttgctgttaATGGGTCAGTTAATATCATCTAGtgtgaaagcattttttttctcatcacatCTGGAGAAAACCACTATGGTGACATCAGGCTTTGCtacttccccccccccccccaaatttgctctattttatatttttagatttagggTTTTTGTTGTGATTGTATTTagcgggtttttttgtttgttttttactttttggcaTCTGTTTTCATTACTGTGATTGGTCTATAATTACATTTCTAAACTTAGGTtccccattttacatttttttgtgacAGTAAACACATCTTAAAAACAATTGTTTATTTGATGAGTTTTATTCACTGGCTTTGatctacatttattattatttttatttctataatttcccctcttctatttttttttttttgagggtattttccttttcttagtcTTACACCTTGAAATAGATGAATAGCTcctacatttcttttcctttttaactacTCAATAAACAATGTCTAGGCATTGTGTATTTTCTTcatacacaaatttattttactgTCAAAAGTGATTATTCATCTTAGTAAATATTACATTTAAGAGTAAAAATGTTATCACATTACTGTTTAACCATAAGAACTCATGTGGCCACCTTCAGTTAGAAAGTTATGTCAGAACAAATTTAACTGGAGTagatagaaatgaaaatgtaatattttaagtaaagacTGAAGGTAGAGTAGAAATAAATGCTATGCTATTAGATGCCAAAACCACAGAATAGCTTACTACATATCTGCAACACTTTTTCCATAAAGCCATATGTAGCTAACAAAATTCTTTACTTCTACTAGAAACAAATTGATTTGAAGTATGAAGGTGTCAGAGTAATCCTTCCTTCACATTGCATTTTATAAAGCTGTCACTGTATACTTGGATTTCAAAGCTTTCCTTGCTGCCTTAATGTATAAAAGAAGGAATAATCGGGAGGCCCACAAATAAAAATCACTAGAGAAAGTGATATCCTTAGGCATGTGATCTTCTACTTATGCTTGAATCCTCTTTCTCCCTTGATTTTCTCTCAACCAAGCTTGCCCCACTCCTACAAGTCCATACACTGTTGCATATTCTTTAAATTCTATCTTCATAATgcctttcttatttattattgtgTTTATGTCTAATTTTGTTGGCAATTTTGGATTGCCATatgcaaataataattttcaaaggaGTTTTGCTTCTTTTCAATTACTCCCTTACCCTCATCTAATTGTATAGTTTCTACATTGATAACCTCCAGAACTGCATCTTATATCCTATCTGTCTCTATATTCAATTCCTGGTATGTATTACTAACTATAGATATTTAATGTACCTGAAACTTTTTCCTGGCGAACTGAATGTATTATTTCTCCAGAAAACCTCTTCTTCTTGAATCCCCCTTTCCTGTTTATGACAGAATTATAGTCCTATTCTCCCAATCTTCTTTGACCTTGCTTGTCTGTTCTCCCTTACAACAAATCTAACAATTGTCAAGGTTAGGCTTATATTATCTTTCTACATTTATCAACTCTTTTCTACTGTAATTATTATGagatattttaaacatacattaACTGCTCTTCTCTTCCCGTGAATCCGTCGCCATGAAGGTGGAGCTGTGCAGTTTTAGCGGGTACAAGATCTACCCCGGACACTGGAGGCGCTACGCCAGGACCGACGGGAAGGTTTTCCAGTTTCTTAATGCAAAATGCGAGTCGGCGTTCCTTTCCAAGAGGAATCCTCGGCAGATAAACTGGACTGTCCTCTACAGAAGGAAGCACAAAAAGGGTCAGTCggaagaaattcaaaagaaaagaacccGCCGAGCAGTCAAATTCCAGAGGGCCATTACTGGTGCATCTCTTGCTGATATAATGGCCAAGAGGAATCAGAAACCTGAAGTTAGAAAGGCTCAACGAGAACAAGCTATCAGGGCTGCTAAGGAAGCAAAAAAGGCTAAGCAAGCATCTAAAAAGACTGCAATGGCTGCTGCTAAGGCACCTACAAAGGCAGCACCTAAGCAAAAGATTGTGAAGCCTGTGAAAGTTTCAGCTCCCCGAGTTGGTGGAAAACGCTAAACTGGCAGATtcgatttttaaataaagattgcattataactctaaaaaaaaacaaaaaaacaaacaaacaaaaaaatacattaactattagaaaaacacaacaaatatatatatttctttttgtatgGATGGTCCGATCTTAATCTCTTGCTGTGTTTAACTcagattcatttttctattttaaataaattatagcttTAAAAGTTGAAGACTTCTATATATATCTTTACTTATATATATAGACTTCTCTCTATATCTATTGTTCTGACCACAAGCCCATCCTTTCATCTCTTGAGTACCTGCTTTTCTGAATTTGATgtttattactttaaattttttatttattttcattatttacaaatatataacaCTGgcttatatatttcaaaattctgTATAAAAGGTACGACATTGTATATACTGCCCGGATTTTTTCACatattatgtttttgaaatttgttaCTGTTGATACCTGTATCTCTAGTTTATTGGTTGTGATATGTCATATTATAAACAGAACATCATTTGCCCATTTGAATTTTACAGAATATTTAgattaattctaatttttaaatgttgaaaaacaTAGCAATATTCTTATAAATgtcacattgtgcatatgtattAAAACTATATATAGTTTTTACCAGTAGTTAAATCACTAGGGTATAGAGTATGTTAGTTTTCAGTTTTCCTAAGCTTTTGTTAAATAGCTTTAGAGAGTGGTTgaatccatttttatttcctataaTTAATGAGCTTTCCATTGTCCCTCAATCTTATTAACAACTGTTCTTAAGAATTGTTTTGCCAGCCTTATGCCtttaatcttagcactttgagaggctgagccagaagaattgcttgagaccaggagttcaagaccagcgtgggcaacagagtgagaccccatctctaaaaaaataaaaataaaaataaagccaggtgcagtggcatgtacctttagtcccagctatttgggagactgaggcagaaggatcgcatGGATTTCTAGGCTGGAGTGAGCAATGGTCACACCCCTTAACTCCAGCCTAGGGGAAAGAACATGACCCTGTCTcgataaaatacaataaaattgttttgatttttttttatttttccgaGTCCGCTGGATAGAAATgatatttgtatttccctgattactAATGAGACTACAAcatacttattggccattttatttttctttttgcaaattgctattcatattctttgctcacttttatATAAAGTTGATGCTTCttagattattttattatgactttaagaagctctttatatattcataaaagaataattataacTAACATTTATGTAGTGCCTACTAAGTTTAATAGacctaaaaatgttttctatttattagcACATTTCATGGATACTAAttctattttgaatatatatgataaaatgtattttacttgACTGCTGCCTTATAATGTAGAGAATATATTCATTTTGGCATATTTAAATTCATTAGcctatttgttttatgtttttttgtttttgtttttgtttttttgttttttcaatgtcTCTAAGAATTCTTTGTTGCTACCAGGGTATTAATATATTTCCCTATATATCCTTTTTAAGTAGttaacatctttattttcacatttaattatCTAATACCCCTGGAGTTTACTTTCAGCAACATTGAGATCTGCTTATTACTATATTCACAAGAAGACTAGTTGTCTCATCACCATTTGTGTTTAGTCTATAATTTTCCAGCTGAATTCTTAAATCTTCTGTCACATATAAACTTTCCACAATTGTGTGAATCTGTGTCTGAGCTCTCTATTATGTCCAATTGGTCCATTTATCTATTCCAATGACAATATACTTTACTACAATTAGTATAACTACATAATATATCCTGGTACTGACACAATTTATTCATCCACCTTGTTTAAAATTGTATtggttggccgggcacggtggctcacgcctgtaatcccagcactttgggaggccaagacgggcggatcacgtggtcaggagatcgaggccatcctggctaacacggtgaaaccccgtctctactaaaaatacaaaaaattagccgggcgcagtggcgagcgcctgtagtcccagctacctgggaggctgaggcagagaatggcgtgagcctgggaggcggagcttgcagtgagccgagattgcgccactgccctccagccagggtgactgagcgagactccgttccaaaaataaataaataaataaattgtattggTGCCCATTCTAATTATTCTTGAGAAGTTCGTTTTAAAACCATATCAACATTTTTGGAGTTAGACTGGCTCTGTAGATTGTATTTTAGACAAACTCTAATGTTCATGATATTGAGCCTCTTATACTCAAACATAATTCGATTTTCAGATTTTCATTTATCTCCATCATCTTTTACATTTCTTAATAAAGTTTtgtcatttctgtcttttaaagaTCTACACATCTTTAATAGATTgatacttcattattttttgataatgtaaatgataaaattttctacatcagctatttttaaaaagcatttgttaaCATTTAATAAACCTCCCTCCATGTGACTTTAAGTAACTGAGACAAACCCCATACTCATAAAGAAATCTTCTCCTCAGCTCTTCTACTGAAACATTGGCTTTCATGATGATAGGTTGCTTTGGGAAATTTTTCTTCCCCAGACAGAACATTATAGTAGGCCTAGAACAGAGAAAGGGCTTATAGTACACCATAGCAGGCACCAACTCCCAACCCACACCTTCTGGGATCTAGGTAGGCCATGTTTTAGATACTTGTACTGACATAGCCACTGATTGTCTTTGCCAGTGAATCAAGACCAGTAGATTCATCGAGAACTCTAGCACACCAGGACAAGAGCTGTGTCAGGATGTTACTCTGGTGTCAGCTTGAAATTAGCTTTTGAGTGTTTATTCTGGCATATAATAGCACAAATTTAGTTTCATaacattctttattttcctttctccataTTCAGTTTCCAGATTCAGAGTCTTAACcatctcattgttatttttacaGAAGACAGTAGTTTTCCCTCTTACTTGGTACGGTCCTTAAACATTCTTCATCTTTCATCAGTAATATTCCTAAAGTACATTCCCAGCTATGAGTcttctatttttatgtattgaCAAAATGGCAAATTCAAAACTTGTTAAACTTAAATACATGACCTTAGCATGCCCTGCATGTTTAGACTCATCTACTCTTTTTCCATTTTGTGATCTGTTCCCAAGCTCACATGGCTTGTGGTAACTTGTAGTTTATTGTAGGATCCCAGCATGCCTACTCCAGTTACTTGCTGACTGTGGCTAGATGGTGCCTTTAGTTTTTTTGACATGTGGTTCTCTCCAAAGGGAAgttcacaacatggcagcttgattattttgattatttaaagGCAGCGAGGAAAACAGCCTCTTCAAAAGGCCAAAAGCTAAAAATTtttcaataacatttatttagtcAAAAAGCACTTGTATTTATTCACTCTTTCAATAAATTGAGAATCTCCTACATGCACTACAGTGTGGTATGTTTAGATGCTATACATTTGGATAAATCAGACATGACCTTTTATAGGCTATTATAAAGACTAGTGCAGGAACATAATTACATATATCTCATcacctttattattttgttttaaaaggaaattttaataattattatttgggtgtacaaatataaaaatattaatgtttgcCTCTTAGTAGTTATATGAGCAATGTACTagtatcatttccattttaatgttATAAGGGATTAATTATTCTTTCAATCCCACACTTCTAGTAAGAATTAAACCAGGATTAGATACAGGTacctaaaatattaatattttctttatattttccaaattctttGTAATGAACTAATTTATGAagtatgtatatagtatatatgttttatatttgcatatgatatataatacagtatatataatatgtatgtgtacCACATATATACATAAGAGTCAAGTCTAAATCTAATTTTTGATAGGTAGAGAAATAGTTTTTCTATTGCAATTCAGAATCCATCTGAATTTCCTTGGCAATAATGGTTCCCCTTATTTACTTGATTTAAACGTACACATAAAAGCTATTTACACTAGCCATGGTGTCACAATACAAATTTTTCATACTGCTGAAGGTTTGTGAAGTACAGAGAGGTCTTGACAAAATgtcaaacaaaattaaatgaggtaaatTATTTGTCAATCAGTATGAATAAAACGTAAGttgtataaaagaaagaaaattatgttaaTCATTAGGATGCCATAAAAATAGCATTAGAATATGAGACATACCTGTAGCAGAGGCTGACTAATCAACCTGTGCGCCAAACTATTAATCAAATACTGACCAGAATTTGCTGGGGAGGTAGACTTAGATGCTGGTACTTATGCTTGGAAAAACACATTCCATAGGTTTAAAGCAGGCTGTTAAATCTATCTTGTATTACGGGCTGTCAGAGAGAGTACAGTAGGATAACGATGATGGAGACCAGATCCGTAACCACAAGACGTAGGAATCATTGCCAAGTTAGTAGTTATATTCTATTAACGTAGGCTATAATGTTCTACCTAATCTGTTAGTTGAAATAAACATGTATATGCAAATAAGATATGTATGTATTACTACAATAAAAGTgcattaattttatgtattcatatttttactaCTGAGTAAGAATTATGATTAAATAATGACTTTCTAAATATTGTGTAGCTTTATTCATTGACTTAGTGTTTCGCTAAATGATTTTTAGAATGCAATAATGAGACCAACCctgttttaatattattatacCAGAAAACCAACAGAATAACCAATCTGACCACAAGTTTcataataaaagttaagaaaaataaaacttaagtgggtcaataaaacaaacagaaactcactttttttttatctttttttctttattattatactttaagttctagggtacatgtgcacaatgtgcaggtttgttacatatgtatacttgtgccatgttggtgtgctgcacccatcaactcttcagcacccatcaactcgtcatttacatcaggtataactcccaaggCCATCCCTCCCCCCGacccccataataggccccggtgtgtgatgttccccttcccgagtccaggtgatctcattgttcaattcccacctatgagtgagaacatacagtgtttggttttctgttcttgctatagtttgctgagaatgatggtttccagctgcattcatgtccctacaaaggacacaaactcatccttttttatggctgcatagtattccatggtgtatatgtgccacattttcttaatccagtctgtcactgatggacatttgggttgattccaagtctttgctattgtgaatagtgccacaataaacatacgtgtgcatgtgtctttatagaacatgatttataatcctttgggtatatacccagtaatgggatggctgggtcatatggcacttctagttctagatccttgaggaattgccatactgttttccataatggttgaactagtttacaatcccaccaacagtgtaaaagtgttcctatttctccacatcctctccagcacctgttgtttcctgactttttaatgattgccattctaactggtgtgagatggtatctcattgtggtttcgatttgcatttctcattaatttcaataaaatttagaaattagagTCTGGCTAAAATGAAATAGGCATTttataaaagacaaattaaaagaacaagagtattcaaattaaaaatgacaaatttggTATAAATCACATACAAAAAGATAATTGattacaatataaaataaaatattaatgtaaacaTACATTAAAATGTTACAATTATAAAAAAACTAAACTTTATGAAAATTAACAAAGTAATATCAAAATCAAATTGACCACacactaaaaaaaattatcagttttcaaatattatatttaatcttTGTTTTAGGCTGAGATATTATGTTAAAATTTTCAGTTTCTcatgaaaaacaattttcaagAACACGTAGTCtgagataataaaaaatatacttgcacatgcatgtaaACAGcaacacaatttgcaattgcaaaaatgtggaaccaactcaaatgcccatcaatcaatgagtaggtaaagaaactgtgatctatctatctatctatctatgaatgagattggagactattattctaagtaaagtaactcaggaatggaaaatcaaacattatatgttctcacacctaagtgggagctaagctatgaggatgaaaAGGCATAAGAGTTACACAATGGAATTTAGGGACTCATGGGGAAAGGGTGAGAAGGAGGCGAGGGATAAAAGAGTACAAATACGATGCAGCATATACTGCTCATGTGATAGATGcacaaaaatctcacaaatcatcactaaagaacttacttatataaccaaacaccacctgttcacCAATAaccaatagaaataaaaaattaaaaaagaaaagacccatTCACTGGGTAACATCAAAAGTAATAAAGATAACTATTTTTCATTAAGGTACAGTTTTTTCccatccaataaataaataaataataaataatatggaACTTTTTTCAGTAGATTTTataaactcagaaacaaaaaaatcaaatatatctcTTAGCATATGTTAATTCTTATCCAATCTTTTATTACCTCACTGATTCTAGCTCTCTCAGTGTaagtgtgaatatgtgtgtgtgtgtgtgtgtgtgtgtatactgcatatacacacatacacaggttTCATTCACAGCACCTTTTACAAGTTTCAGCACCGTTCTCCccaaaattgataaatctttATAAGAATGTATTTTCTATCAAGCATTAATTCTAATTGTCATATGTAATGCTTAACCCTCACAACAACTGCAGAACACATAATCTTTCACACCACACATGGAACACTCATTAAGATGAGTATATAATGAACTATAAAACATgtctcaagaaattaaaaattatttaaatcatacGTCATATGTTATCACAATGGGACAGTATCAGAAATCTATTTTTTCAAGTACctggaaaatccccaaatgtTGCAAATTAAATATAACACTTGTAGTCACCCACTgtgcagagaaaaaaattacaaggtaACTCAGAAACTAGAAGTGAATACAGCCACACTCTCAGaacaaaacacaatgaaaatagaaatcagtatCAAGAAGATGTCTCAAAGCCATACAATTCACATTGAAATTAAAAGTCTTGCTGAATGGCTTTTgtgtaaacaataaaattaaggcaaaaattaagaaatcattgaaactaatgaaagcaaagataaaacataccagacTCTCTGCGACACAACTAAAGCActtttaagaggaaagtttatagcactaaatataCACCTCAAAAAATTAGTAAGATCTCAAcctaacaacctaacatcacgcccagaaaaactagaaaacaatagcaaagaaacctcaaagctagcagaaaaaaaaCACCAACATCAGAgctaaactgaaaataaataaataaataagacaggaAAAACCGTATGAAAGATCAACAGAATCAAAAATGGTTATTTCAAAGTATAAAAAGGATTGATAGACTGCAagctagaataataaagaaagaagatccaaatgaACACAAACAGAAATGTCAAAGGGGATGTTAACACTCTCCCCATggaaatataatataatataatataatataatataatataatataatataaacagAATATTATGAACATATCTAttcacacaaattttaaaaatagagaagaaatggataaattcctgcaAACATATaactcccaagattgaaccaggaataacttgaaaccctgaatagactaataataagttccaaaattgaatcagtaacgAAAAGCTTACCAACCAGAAAAGGCCctggatcagatggattcacagccaaattctagcAGACAAATGAAAAAGAGCTGGtacaattctactgaaactattccaaaaaactgaggaaACATAACTCCTCTCTAACTTattatatgaggccagcatcatgctgatatcaaaacctggcagacacagtGAGAAAAgcaaacttcaggccaatatccctgatgaacatacatgtaaaaatcctcaaaaaatacaagcaaactgaatccaatagcACATTAGAAAGCCAATCCACCACAATGAAATAGACTTTATTCCTAGGACGCAAGGTTAgtccaacatacacaaatcaataaatgtgatttattacatagaattaaaacaaaaagcacatgatcatctcaatagaagcagaaaaggcattcaataaaatttgatcccttcatgttaaaatccctcaataaactaggcatcaaagaaaCATGCCTCAAAATAAACAGAGCCACCTATGACAAACCCTGCCCCCCACCATGAACATCATACTAAAagataaaagctggaagcattccccttgagaactggcaCAGCATGAAGATGCTCCTTCCCACCACTCCTATTGGAAATAGTACTgtaagtcttagccagagcaagcacgcaagagaaagaaataaaagccatccaaatatgatgagagaaagtcaaactatcttcaCAAGTGATaaaattctatacctagaaaatcccataCTCTCTGCTCagaagctcctagaactgataaacaacttcagcaatgtTTCAGGGTACATACAGTATGTACAAACATCAGCAACATTTCTATAAACCAATAATGTCTAAGTCcacagccaaatcaagaatgcaatcccatttacaattgcaaCAGAAAGAATACAATAggtaggaatacagctaaccagggaagtgaaagatctctacaatgagaatttcAAAGCACTGCTGAAAGGAATCAGAGatgtcacaaacaaatggaaaaacattccatgttcatagacaGGAGGACTCAATATCACTAAAAttgccatactacccaaagcaatttgaAGATTCAATGCTCTTCCTTATCAAAATACCtatatcattcttcacagaattagaaaaaaatattctgaagttCATGTGGAACAGAAAAGAAGCCTGATAACCAAAGCAATCcgaagcaaaaagaaagaagctagaAGTTATCACATTACctcacttcaaattatactacaaggatacagtaaccaaaacgtCATGG encodes the following:
- the LOC102139105 gene encoding large ribosomal subunit protein eL24-like, whose translation is MKVELCSFSGYKIYPGHWRRYARTDGKVFQFLNAKCESAFLSKRNPRQINWTVLYRRKHKKGQSEEIQKKRTRRAVKFQRAITGASLADIMAKRNQKPEVRKAQREQAIRAAKEAKKAKQASKKTAMAAAKAPTKAAPKQKIVKPVKVSAPRVGGKR